In the genome of Macrobrachium nipponense isolate FS-2020 chromosome 34, ASM1510439v2, whole genome shotgun sequence, one region contains:
- the LOC135208121 gene encoding uncharacterized protein LOC135208121 gives MFAIGTVNMIVKNLLALIPTGSVVLLFTNGIRKLGSFIGNNAATLVLGGLLGRAHQCIEGQKALRIAQDAAATARMDADDDLFYATEMISFLKEDWMEAQEENLFLCDEIEDVNFNEAVLMQTNEDLLDQLLEEKHNFEKRGKDCDSAEEENKHLKKKLAELQESLIQKEKEIENLNEHLAGKEKESQENREKVEELQKQAEDNDFYCGYLEEKVKAHEVERKRITQAATDLEERLRVSQREPVSVLTRNRNLEKNRGHETQENRGLQRVHNMEARVQSLPKENNNEKHKNNALVEEVIEKGNMLYKLGRLEEACECFFRVIDLADDQADYRLRLGLCLLLLGRHSEALVQLQELDGQHDLVAAAKALQRMQCYGCPYYILGIAETADLKEIDWAYRKRALQFDPDRCQMSQEQQRRKEIMQKVDYANDLLHDSEERGKYNAVREFIKELAAEVFQDPPETTRTKRKKRGRTTKRTHTKGN, from the coding sequence ATGTTTGCTATTGGTACAGTTAATATGATTGTGAAAAACTTATTGGCTCTGATCCCTACCGGATCAGTGGTACTACTTTTTACTAACGGAATTCGAAAACTCGGATCATTTATTGGTAATAACGCAGCAACTCTTGTTCTGGGAGGACTTCTTGGCCGCGCACATCAGTGCATTGAAGGCCAGAAGGCTCTCCGGATTGCTCAAGATGCTGCTGCAACTGCCAGGATGGACGCCGACGACGACCTTTTCTACGCCACCGAAATGATCTCCTTCCTGAAGGAGGACTGGATGGAGGCTCAGGAGGAGAACCTTTTCCTTTGTGATGAGATCGAAGACGTAAATTTCAACGAAGCAGTTCTAATGCAAACGAATGAAGACTTACTCGACCAGCTACTGGAAGAAAAGCACAATTTTGAAAAGCGAGGTAAAGACTGCGACTCTGCTGAAGAGGAGAATAAACACCTGAAGAAGAAGCTCGCAGAGTTGCAGGAGTCTTTAATCCAGAAAGAAAAGGAGATAGAGAATCTCAACGAGCACCTCGCAGGGAAAGAGAAGGAAAGTCAGGAGAACCGAGAAAAAGTCGAAGAACTGCAGAAACAAGCTGAAGACAATGATTTCTACTGTGGATACCTCGAGGAGAAGGTGAAGGCCCACGAAgtcgaaagaaagagaataaccCAGGCCGCCACAGACCTTGAGGAGAGACTGCGAGTCTCACAGCGAGAACCTGTCTCTGTTCTGACAAGAAATCGTAATCTAGAGAAAAATCGCGGCCATGAGACGCAGGAGAATCGAGGTCTGCAAAGGGTCCATAACATGGAAGCCAGAGTTCAGTCGCTTCCAAAGGAGAACAACAATGAAAAGCATAAGAATAATGCTTTGGTTGAAGAGGTCATTGAGAAAGGAAACATGCTTTACAAGCTTGGACGGCTGGAAGAAGCTTGTGAATGTTTCTTCAGAGTAATCGATCTGGCCGATGACCAAGCGGACTACAGGCTGAGGCTGGGATTGTGTCTCTTGTTGCTTGGCAGACACAGTGAAGCTTTGGTCCAGCTTCAGGAATTAGATGGTCAACATGACTTGGTTGCAGCCGCCAAAGCCCTGCAAAGGATGCAATGTTACGGTTGCCCTTACTACATCCTAGGAATTGCAGAGACGGCTGATTTGAAGGAAATAGACTGGGCCTACAGGAAGCGGGCGCTACAGTTCGACCCTGATAGGTGCCAAATGTCTCAAGAACAACAACGCAGAAAGGAAATCATGCAGAAGGTCGACTATGCCAACGATCTCCTGCATGATtctgaagaaagaggaaaatacaacGCTGTCAGGGAGTTCATCAAGGAACTGGCAGCTGAAGTGTTCCAAGATCCTCCAGAGACAACGAGAACGAAGAGGAAGAAACGTGGAAGGACAACAAAGAGGACGCACACCAAAGGAAACTAG